The following nucleotide sequence is from Cicer arietinum cultivar CDC Frontier isolate Library 1 chromosome 2, Cicar.CDCFrontier_v2.0, whole genome shotgun sequence.
CATCCATCTACATGTAGATAAAGTTaggatttcaatttttttttaatctaatataaataatttttttagatgattatgttcgtattttatttagattgattttataaattttttaaattgattatgttcgtattttgttcatattgagtttgtaaattattcagattgagtttgtaagttCATCAGATtcatattgtttatattttgttgtagacaattcttgatcaaatcttctccaaatgttgatcatatcttattttcaacttggttaaagattttcttcaattataaatataaatcaaattttattttagatttttttcaattataaatctaaatcatatcttattttagattttattaaaaaacacgAATATTCTTTCATACTATGTGAATTctaatatattgttctcataaaatacttttgttatcatcaaaactttaaatataaaaccaacttggttccaacaccCACCTTAGGAATAACCTTTCTAATTAGAGACAAGACTCAAGAGACAATAGAAATAGGTGGAATGCTCATTcaacctctttttttttttttttactgaattctagcttttaatagaaatttaacAAATGATCAACACCCTCACTTTCTCGACAATTAACTATAAGTTGACTTTcattagtattattttattagaaattaaCTATTAACTATATGCTAATCCGTGCCTTGCGCGTgtaatatgtaattaattattacgtGTGTAAATAAGTTAATAGAACTTtagaattaatatttgtttaattagaTGAAAATGTATATTATCATTTATGCAAAAgaatgaaattttgtttttgaaatataaaaattgtgttttttgtagtacataacaaacaaaatataaaggTCTTTCTGATCGATACTTAGTGACAAAACAGACACACACTGAATGCAGAAAAGTGAGATATTGCTAATTCAAATATGTACTTCAATATATTAAACGTTCCCATAAGCGAACTTTAAACTTGTTTTGATAATCCAAACATTTGTTATGTCATTATGCTAATATTTTGATCCAGAGTAGAAATTTAGTAGTCTAATGATATAAGACTTGTAAAATGAGTCTTTTTGCAAATTCAAACCGTGGTTAAGGTATGACATGTGAAATTACAAAAGATCGTAAAgttttcattattaattttttttgaaagacattaaaaataattagacaATTATGTTGTTAAATGAATTGTTTCAAAACTTTATTTCACTATTTCTTAATGTAacgaaataaattttattctaatAATTCTTATTACAAaggatttaaatattttgaaaaatatggaAAATAGTTATTTTGGAGGAATCTTGGctgttgtttttttattatgacaTTAATTCTCTTGTAacttatttaactataatatgaCATGTTCCCAGAATCTCATAAGTGTATTTCAATTTTActccacaaatatttatatttgttgtaGCGACTTCCAAATCAGTAATATTATGACcacaattacaattacaaaCTACAACTGAAACCATACTCTGCATATTaacttcatatttatatataatgaacatttttttctttatgtttctACAAATCTCTATCAAAGAAAGTTGTAGAAAGTAAGATATAAGACTATAAGTATGAACATTTGAATGATATGAACCAAACACATTAAGAATACAAAGGAAGTAAATATGCATGATACTCTAGAAATATATCTCATAGATAATAATGTCTAGACTAAGATGCTATTATACTTACTAATCTTGAAATTGATTTTAGGTCGcctttttgaataaatattttggttattatatgttatgatgTTATTATACATTAAGAAAATAACTTGGGTTACATTCATCTATTTATCATATACATAATGAAACATGTGGTTAAATGATACATTATCTATGATCAAGACATAATCCATCTCCtgaattaagaaaaataaataaaataaaattttaaaaaagaacaaaCACCTAATGGTATGTGATTGAGACTTGTACAAAAAAACAAGATGTGATTGAGACATCTATTAGTAGATGGAGCATTAAAGATCTCCTTGTATATTGGAATAGAATTATATTGTAATtactattcttttttttttaccaaattatttctattttttttttaccgaaCTAATTAAAAAAACGATTTTGGGAGTAGGAAATATTGCATGTGGATTGTTGAGCTTTGAAGAGGTATCAAATATGCATTACCAGTTAAATTGAGATATTAATgagaatttataaaatagtaaatGAACGAGTGTTATTGATGAGATTAATgagaatttataaaatagtaattGTAGATAAATGAATGAGATTTGAAGTAggcaaatcaaaataatttaggaGAATGAGAATGTATTTTGGAGGTTAGAGAGTCTGAGTTAAAAAGTAATACATTAGATTTTATGTGATGTgacaaaaatagaattatttgaCATACATAGAACTTAAGTATCAACATGAAAATTTGCGGGTCTGatctaatatattataataaatagggtaaaattgattgaaattgattaaaattgattgaaatacactttataataaaattttagaaggGTTGAAAACAAGTTTACCTTCCAACATCATTAGCTCGTAAAAAGAAAGTGGAAAGGTTGGAAGAATATATCACCTTATCAAACAACATCCAATAACATTTGAACTACTTTCCCTTTTGCATCTTTTCTTGTCCTTACCTTGTAATATCATCTAATCATAATATAGCAAGTTTAATTTCAACTTGCAAATGTTACAATGTCACAGTGTCCTAAAATATGTGCCACTCGACTAATCAGCCTAATAATATCTTGTTTCTAATATGTCATCCatagtaattaaatattcttAATGAGCTCCAAAGCAATATCACAATAGaatgaagagaagaagaaaatggtGAATtcaattgtttaaaaatttaaaatatctgtAATGTTATTGATTTTGCTGACATTATTGATAAGGTTTTTGATAttcttgataaaataattaaacaagttggtttgcAAGTAGCAAATATGATCCAAATTGGGTTAAATTTTGTGATATCATTGTCATCTGAATTtggtaaataataaataaatatagaaatatttctaattttatattaataaaacactCAACAGCCTAGCTATGTACCTGCTCATAAGGTAGGCAGGCACCTCATAATTGACTTCAAGTATTGTATGACAGACAAGATATAGCTTGTTTTTTTCCTCCTATGCACATGATATCAAATATTAATACACCAATTTTAACAATCTTGTTCTTGCCAATCATATTTTCTTGGTTGctacttatatttaattactctCTTAACATTGACATACTTTATTATCTACTCAAATAACCACTTATAAAATTGACTgatataattacaaattatttcCTTAAGTTCTCTAAGATATTTCATGTAAACAAGttataatttgtataaaaataatttgaatttattttatcttttattatagaaataatttatacatactttatttataataaagtatgacaaaaaaaaaatatcaaattgatgcttcaaattatttaaagtaATTCAAAATGCTTCCCCTATCAactattttaaagaattttttctctaaaatttaaaaatgtgaaactaatattttttcctTGAAaatttcattctccaccaatatttttgtattttgttagaGTTGACAGTGACAAAAAGTAACTTCTCTTAATCTCAAACAACAAAACAATGATGCAAGTAAGAAGTTCCACTATATATATGTCTAGAACCTCACACTCATTCTCATGCTTATTCTTCCTACtacttttttatcttttattttcttcctctATATCTTATTCAAGAAGATCATGACCAAAGTTGATAAATCTCAAGTTATAATTCTCTCTATTTTACTTCTTCTCCTTGTGATGACACCCTTTTTACCTTCCTCTATGAAGCCTAGTTATCTTTACTTAATCTTCAACATCCTTATCATTGCACTTGGAGTTGAAGCTggttttctttctgttttctcTGACACTTTAGAAGACAAAAAGCAACAACATGAGAAAGAAACATCATCATGTGGCATAAACAATGCATGTTCTGTCTCagaacaacaacaaaatcaaaagaAGGTTTTTGAAAAGTGTGTATCTGAGAAGATTGTTTTTGTTGATGCTAATAAAGTAGATCATAAAGTGAAAAAATGTGCTTCAATGCCAAGTCTTTTTTATATTGAAGATCATGAATCAGAAGTTGAAGAGTTTGAATTAGAAGATGAAGTTGGTGGTGTTAATGGACAAGAACTGTTTGCAAAAGCTGAAGCTTTTATTGGAAATTTCTATAAGCAGTTGAAGATGCAGAGAGAAGAGTCTTGGGCTTCTTAGAAAGATTATCTAAGACTTAATTAGCTTTTTTgttaagaataaataaataaataaataaataattttgtaatgtTATTAAATTAGGAATGTATTAGTTTTGATGATTTTGGTTTAGGGAAAAATTAAGAGAAACTACAAACATAAAAGGATATGCATATTATAAGGGGACCACTTTTTAGTAAATGATAGTTTAAACatcttataaaaatagaaaaggaGAAGTTTAtggtttttttcattttaaaatatcagaaattaatttgattgattCTCTTCCCATAGAAATAAGGAATAATGAagatttatcttttaaaattgaaCTAATCAAACTAATATTAATTAAGTCGTTGTCTTAATTCTAAGGATGAAAAGAGTACCGtctattatcattaaaatctttagtaattttagatatttatctTTAATGAACCACCAAAACACGaagaatatgataaaattatacTCACTAATTTGACACATTTTTCGCACCTGAATGAAGTAGATCGTAATTTCTTCAACAAATTTTACTTTGAAGAGTTATAAGTTTGAATTAGTGATTAAAATGAAGATCtcaacttaaaaaatttaaacacgaataaatcatcattttagtccttaaaaatataaaacgtTATTTTAGTAtgtaattcaataaaatattcaaacgAATCATTAAAAGGTCAATCAATTTAGTCTCGGATATTGTAACGATCATAAATTAATTTGACAGTAAATTGTTCAaagatttttatgataataaattatatctttcAATGATAATTTTGATGTTTCCATGACTAATTTATActtttataaaacaattatttgtATATTGTTCCGCTCTCATACTTTTATAAgacatcaaataaatatttataaagtaacTGAATTGCTACAGCCTGCATAACTATCAATATTTGACTGGAGTCTgcatatttttgtttaatatctaatctaatattttataaaaggcATAATGTAATTAAGACAAAAAAAGGCataaatgtaattaaa
It contains:
- the LOC101510547 gene encoding uncharacterized protein — its product is MLILPTTFLSFIFFLYILFKKIMTKVDKSQVIILSILLLLLVMTPFLPSSMKPSYLYLIFNILIIALGVEAGFLSVFSDTLEDKKQQHEKETSSCGINNACSVSEQQQNQKKVFEKCVSEKIVFVDANKVDHKVKKCASMPSLFYIEDHESEVEEFELEDEVGGVNGQELFAKAEAFIGNFYKQLKMQREESWAS